The Musa acuminata AAA Group cultivar baxijiao chromosome BXJ1-3, Cavendish_Baxijiao_AAA, whole genome shotgun sequence genome window below encodes:
- the LOC135631968 gene encoding uncharacterized protein LOC135631968 codes for MGSLCCPPPHHPPRPTTLPTDPIVAKNRRTNNHHSNNNQNILLLLFLLFLVLRVVGACATFIATPLDPIMTSATTSNTTATNTSASSSSNNKSSSSQPAANSACAACKYQRRKCKPDCLLAPYFPANQQQKFLNAHRLFGVSNIVKIIRDLDPFQRNEAMSTIIYQSDMRAHDPVGGCYRYIRDLERQIDHDSTELAFVLRQLALCRAHTAQTITPGIPTLAPDLDVNPNLLLNTPTDDTENVIYDANLFPSMNQPQDQQQYYNYLCYDSGISRDPNNDPNASSNSNSVNNNVLSLQQQQHHHHHHHHPQSVVQDEDVKPLVDMFEIRQTLIGGDDEGDSRINTTNEVGHLHCSTNLELRDETNQVEHTQEHDLKGAASLFTLTNCTSSGS; via the exons ATGGGCTCGCTTTGCTGCCCGCCACCCCACCATCCGCCCCGCCCTACGACCCTGCCGACCGATCCGATCGTTGCCAAGAATCGCCGCACCAACAACCATCACAGCAACAACAACCaaaatatcctcctcctcctcttcctcctcttcctcgtcctccgGGTGGTGGGTGCGTGTGCCACCTTCATCGCCACACCCCTCGATCCTATCATGACCTCCGCCACCACATCCAATACAACTGCCACCAACACCAgcgccagcagcagcagcaacaataaGAGCTCCTCCTCCCAGCCCGCCGCTAACTCCGCCTGCGCAGCCTGCAAATACCAGCGCCGCAAGTGCAAACCCGACTGCCTCCTCGCTCCTTACTTCCCCGCCAACCAGCAGCAGAAGTTCCTCAACGCTCACCGTCTCTTCGGCGTCAGTAACATCGTCAAGATAATCCGCGACCTCGACCCCTTCCAGCGCAACGAGGCCATGAGCACCATCATCTACCAGTCCGACATGCGCGCCCATGATCCCGTCGGCGGCTGCTACAGATACATCCGTGATCTCGAGCGCCAGATCGATCACGACTCTACAGAACTCGCGTTCGTGCTTAGACAGCTTGCACTCTGTCGTGCGCACACAGCTCAGACCATTACACCAGGAATTCCTACCCTCGCACCTGATCTGGATGTAAACCCTAATTTGCTTCTTAATACACCCACCGATGACACCGAGAATGTGATATATGATGCCAACCTTTTCCCTTCGATGAATCAGCCGCAAGACCAGCAGCAGTACTACAATTACCTCTGCTATGACAGTGGCATTTCTAGAGATCCAAACAACGATCCGAATGCCAGTAGTAACAGCAACAGTGTTAACAACAATGTTTTGAGTCTACAGCAgcaacaacatcatcatcatcatcatcatcatccgcaATCAGTGGTGCAGGATGAGGATGTTAAGCCTCTGGTAGATATGTTTGAGATTAGGCAGACATTGATAGGAGGGGATGATGAGGGAGATTCTAGAATCAATACGACTAACGAGGTCGGGCATCTGCATTGCAG CACAAATTTGGAGCTTAGAGATGAGACTAATCAAGTGGAACACACGCAGGAACATGATTTGAAAGGTGCTGCATCCTTGTTTACCCTAACCAATTGTACTTCCTCAGGTTCATAA
- the LOC135631975 gene encoding putative hydrolase C777.06c isoform X1, translated as MAAALRMPPFVPAAAAARSLVARSAARWRAPFGRAAAPRRFQLPSSRPRVPPPRPFYNFASRDAKIQAPEDQSEIIFIGTGTSEGIPRVSCLTNQSKTCKVCSKAIEPGNKNRRLNTSILIRYVNSVGRFNILVDAGKFFYHSALRWFPAYGLRNIDAVIITHSHADAIGGLDDLRDWTNNVQPFIPIYVAQRDFEVMKKTHYYIVDTSVIVPGAAVSELQFNVINEEPFVIHDLKVTPLPVWHGHGYRSLGFRFGDVCYISDVSDIPEETYMLLKDCDLLILDALRPDRSSSTHFGLPRALEEVRKIQPRRTLFTGMMHLMDHDEINEELAKLLESEGLDVQLSYDGLRVPVNL; from the exons ATGGCGGCGGCACTACGGATGCCGCCCTTCgttcccgccgccgccgccgcgcgcTCCCTCGTTGCCCGCTCTGCAGCCCGATGGCGCGCTCCCTTCGGCCGCGCCGCCGCCCCTCGGCGATTTCAGCTTCCTTCATCTCGTCCACGGGTTCCCCCGCCGCGTCCCTTCTACA ATTTTGCTAGTAGAGATGCCAAAATTCAAGCACCTGAGGACCAGTCTGAAATCATCTTTATAGGCACAGGGACAAGTGAAGGGATTCCTCGAGTGAGCTGCCTCACAAATCAGTCAAAAACTTGTAAG GTTTGCTCAAAAGCAATTGAGCCAGGAAACAAGAACAGGAGACTTAATACAAGCATCCTTATACGCTATGTCAATTCTGTGGGAAGATTTAACATTCTTGTAGATGCTGGCAA GTTTTTCTATCACAGTGCTCTTCGATGGTTTCCTGCATACGG GCTGCGAAATATCGATGCAGTCATTATCACCCATTCTCATGCAGATGCGATTGGAG GGCTTGATGATCTTCGAGATTGGACAAACAACGTCCAaccattcatcccaatttatgtggCACAACGTGATTTTGAG GTGATGAAGAAGACACATTATTATATAGTGGATACAAGTGTAATTGTTCCTGGCGCTGCTGTGTCAGAGTTGCAGTTCAATGTGATAAATGAGGAACCGTTTGTTATTCATGATCTTAAG GTTACTCCTTTACCTGTCTGGCATGGGCATGGATACCGTTCTCTAGGATTTCGTTTTGGTGATGTCTGTTATATAAG TGACGTCAGTGACATACCAGAAGAGACTTACATGCTTCTTAAAGACTGTGATCTTCTAATCTTG GATGCGCTAAGACCAGATCGTTCGTCTTCAACACACTTCGGATTACCAAGG GCTCTGGAGGAAGTACGCAAAATTCAACCAAGGAGAACACTTTTTACTG GAATGATGCACTTGATGGACCATGATGAGATAAATGAAGAGCTTGCCAAGTTGCTGGAGTCAGAGGGTCTGGATGTCCAATTAAGCTATGATGGCCTCCGCGTCCCTGTAAACCTCTAA
- the LOC135631975 gene encoding putative hydrolase C777.06c isoform X2, which translates to MAAALRMPPFVPAAAAARSLVARSAARWRAPFGRAAAPRRFQLPSSRPRVPPPRPFYNFASRDAKIQAPEDQSEIIFIGTGTSEGIPRVSCLTNQSKTCKVCSKAIEPGNKNRRLNTSILIRYVNSVGRFNILVDAGKFFYHSALRWFPAYGLRNIDAVIITHSHADAIGGLDDLRDWTNNVQPFIPIYVAQRDFEVMKKTHYYIVDTSVIVPGAAVSELQFNVINEEPFVIHDLKVTPLPVWHGHGYRSLGFRFGDVCYIRLLRQKYCSGCAKTRSFVFNTLRITKGSGGSTQNSTKENTFYWNDALDGP; encoded by the exons ATGGCGGCGGCACTACGGATGCCGCCCTTCgttcccgccgccgccgccgcgcgcTCCCTCGTTGCCCGCTCTGCAGCCCGATGGCGCGCTCCCTTCGGCCGCGCCGCCGCCCCTCGGCGATTTCAGCTTCCTTCATCTCGTCCACGGGTTCCCCCGCCGCGTCCCTTCTACA ATTTTGCTAGTAGAGATGCCAAAATTCAAGCACCTGAGGACCAGTCTGAAATCATCTTTATAGGCACAGGGACAAGTGAAGGGATTCCTCGAGTGAGCTGCCTCACAAATCAGTCAAAAACTTGTAAG GTTTGCTCAAAAGCAATTGAGCCAGGAAACAAGAACAGGAGACTTAATACAAGCATCCTTATACGCTATGTCAATTCTGTGGGAAGATTTAACATTCTTGTAGATGCTGGCAA GTTTTTCTATCACAGTGCTCTTCGATGGTTTCCTGCATACGG GCTGCGAAATATCGATGCAGTCATTATCACCCATTCTCATGCAGATGCGATTGGAG GGCTTGATGATCTTCGAGATTGGACAAACAACGTCCAaccattcatcccaatttatgtggCACAACGTGATTTTGAG GTGATGAAGAAGACACATTATTATATAGTGGATACAAGTGTAATTGTTCCTGGCGCTGCTGTGTCAGAGTTGCAGTTCAATGTGATAAATGAGGAACCGTTTGTTATTCATGATCTTAAG GTTACTCCTTTACCTGTCTGGCATGGGCATGGATACCGTTCTCTAGGATTTCGTTTTGGTGATGTCTGTTATATAAG GTTATTACGTCAGAAATATTGTTCAGGATGCGCTAAGACCAGATCGTTCGTCTTCAACACACTTCGGATTACCAAGG GCTCTGGAGGAAGTACGCAAAATTCAACCAAGGAGAACACTTTTTACTG GAATGATGCACTTGATGGACCATGA
- the LOC103978786 gene encoding uncharacterized protein LOC103978786, translated as MTDPESKKNNHLPPNLVANLQNVLAGRRAGGGNGDGGEVDSKPAAEEDLRVPSSSSAPAADAAAAVAAAGADGSKKPVVLVTNADGIGSPGLTLLVEALVREGQSDVHVCAPDSDKSVSGHSITLHQTVAATSADIKGATAFEISGSPADCVSLALSGALFSWSKPTLVISGINKGSNCGHHAFYSGAVAGAREALVCGVPSLVISLNWKKDKSQESDFKDAVDVCLPLINAAIGDIEKGTFPKNCLLNIEIPTAPSANQGFKLTRQSLWRYTSSWQAVSANRHPAAGQFMSMHQSLGIQLAQLGRDASAAGAARRTGAQRKIVEIESVAASGKSEQREVLKKYFRLEFLEKEQEAMDDDFDFRALEEGFVTVTPLYLELQVEPEIQALASDWLAAVLKGVEEAPVADV; from the exons ATGACGGATCCGGAATCCAAAAAGAACAACCATTTGCCCCCAAACCTCGTCGCGAACCTCCAGAACGTCCTCGCCGGAAGAAGGGCCGGCGGGGGAAACGGAGACGGCGGTGAAGTCGATTCCAAGCCGGCGGCCGAGGAGGACCTCCGTGTTCCGTCCTCGTCCTCCGCTCCCGCGGCTGACGCCgctgccgccgtcgccgccgccggcgCAGATGGATCGAAGAAACCCGTGGTCCTTGTGACCAACGCCGACGGGATCGGCTCCCCCGGCCTCACCCTTCTCGTGGAGGCCCTTGTTCGCGAGGGACAAAGCGATGTCCATGTCTGCGCCCCCGATTC GGACAAATCTGTGTCTGGTCATTCAATTACTCTTCATCAAACGGTTGCAGCAACATCTGCGGATATTAAAGGTGCCACAGCTTTTGAGATTTCGG GGTCTCCTGCTGACTGCGTCTCTTTAGCTTTATCTGGTGCATTATTCTCATGGTCCAAGCCCACACTG GTCATCAGTGGAATTAACAAGGGTTCAAATTGTGGTCATCACGC CTTCTACTCTGGTGCTGTTGCTGGTGCTAGAGAGGCTTTAGTTTGTGGAGTTCCTTCACTTGTAATTTCATTGAACTG GAAGAAGGACAAGAGTCAAGAAAGCGATTTCAAGGATGCGGTTGATGTTTGTTTACCGCTGATAAATGCTGCAATTGGGGACATCGAAAAGGGGACTTTTCCAAAAAACTGTCTGCTGAACATAGAAATCCCCACAGCTCCCTCTGCCAACCAG GGCTTTAAGCTGACCAGACAGAGCCTTTGGAGATACACATCAAGCTGGCAAGCTGTCTCAGCAAATAGACATCCTGCCGCAGGGCAGTTCATGTCTATGCACCAAAGCCTTGGTATCCAGCTTGCACAGCTTGGCCGAGATGCCTCTGCAGCA GGAGCGGCCCGCCGCACTGGTGCTCAAAGGAAAATTGTAGAAATAGAATCAGTTGCAGCTTCTGGAAAATCTGAGCAGAGAGAAGTGCTGAAGAAGTATTTCCGACTAGAG TTTCTTGAGAAGGAGCAGGAAGCTatggatgatgattttgatttcagAGCCCTGGAGGAGGGATTT GTAACTGTTACTCCTTTATATTTGGAGTTGCAAGTGGAGCCCGAGATCCAAGCACTTGCTTCTGATTGGCTTGCAGCAGTTTTAAAAGGAGTCGAAGAGGCTCCTGTGGCTGATGTGTAG
- the LOC135631988 gene encoding BTB/POZ domain and ankyrin repeat-containing protein NPR1-like: MEAAGTFCESRITSGGSLCYAAPVAAEVAALSRLSEHLGSLLRTPGLAFCSDARITVRSAGGDPPHELPVHRCVLSARSPFFRDKFAAGAVALELGEVVAGFEIGREALEVVLQYVYTGRLEELPRGVAECVDETCRRHEACWPAVHFMLRVLHAASTFEINELVSLFQRQLLDILEKVAMNEVLSILFVANLNQKLSQRLFMKAIDMVVNSDISYITLQKKLPSNVVKQIKQSRSNLGLDGQENFKFPDKHVKSIYGALDSDDIELVKLLLEEGHTTLDDAKGLHYAVAYCDSKITKELLDLGLADVNSRDHQNYTVLHVAAMRKDPEIIMSLLTMEARPLEITSDGQTALQISKRLTRSTDYYRSTEQGKPSPRERLCIEMLQRAEMIETFTEVTSVPVEMTSDNLHEKLLYLESRVWLAERLFPTEAKAAMNNANVDGTLKVHSSCLTHLCAGNKRSAEDVVKASFRMTEENLSRMGALTKTVQLGMHFFPRCSKVIDKILGDDLSELSIVEHINTEERKNRYNEILEEINNAFTQDKNAFDRSASRSTSSSKSARAVRSKAARK, from the exons ATGGAGGCTGCCGGAACCTTCTGCGAGTCCCGCATCACTAGCGGTGGCAGCCTGTGCTACGCCGCGCCTGTCGCCGCCGAGGTGGCCGCGCTCAGCCGCCTGTCGGAGCACCTCGGATCCCTCCTCCGCACCCCGGGCCTGGCCTTCTGCTCCGACGCCCGCATCACCGTCCGATCCGCGGGCGGCGATCCCCCGCACGAGCTGCCTGTCCACCGCTGCGTGCTGTCCGCGCGGAGCCCCTTCTTCCGCGACAAGTTCGCGGCGGGGGCGGTGGCGCTCGAACTCGGAGAGGTGGTGGCCGGATTTGAGATCGGGCGCGAGGCGCTGGAGGTGGTGCTCCAGTACGTCTACACCGGTCGGCTGGAAGAGCTGCCCAGGGGCGTGGCGGAGTGCGTCGACGAGACCTGCCGCCGCCACGAAGCCTGCTGGCCCGCCGTCCATTTCATGCTTCGGGTGCTCCATGCTGCCTCCACCTTCGAAATCAACGAGCTTGTCAGTCTGTTTCAG CGGCAGCTCCTTGACATTCTTGAGAAGGTAGCAATGAACGAAGTTCTATCGATCCTATTTGTTGCAAATCTGAACCAGAAGCTTTCTCAGAGATTATTTATGAAGGCCATTGATATGGTTGTCAACTCGGATATTAGTTATATAACCCTTCAAAAAAAGTTGCCTTCAAATGTTGTCAAGCAAATTAAGCAGTCCCGCTCAAATTTGGGATTGGATGGACAAGAAAACTTCAAATTTCCTGATAAGCATGTGAAGAGCATATATGGTGCTCTTGATTCAGATGATATCGAATTAGTCAAGTTGCTTTTGGAGGAGGGACATACTACTCTGGACGATGCAAAGGGTCTACATTATGCAGTGGCTTACTGTGATTCAAAAATTACAAAGGAGCTTCTGGATCTCGGGCTCGCAGATGTTAACAGCAGAGACCACCAAAATTACACCGTGCTCCATGTTGCTGCAATGCGTAAAGACCCTGAAATCATAATGTCTTTGCTAACAATGGAAGCTCGACCACTTGAAATCACATCAGATGGACAAACAGCACTTCAAATCTCCAAGAGGCTTACCAGATCTACAGACTATTATAGGTCAACTGAACAAGGTAAACCTTCCCCAAGGGAACGATTGTGTATTGAGATGTTACAGCGGGCTGAAATGATAGAGACATTCACAGAAGTAACTTCAGTACCAGTTGAGATGACCAGTGATAACTTGCACGAGAAATTATTGTATCTTGAGAGCAGAG TTTGGTTAGCAGAGCGCTTATTTCCAACAGAAGCAAAAGCTGCCATGAACAATGCTAATGTGGATGGTACACTAAAAGTTCACTCAAGTTGCTTGACGCACCTCTGTGCTGGGAACAAGAGGTCTGCTGAGGATGTTGTAAAAGCATCTTTTAGAATGACAGAAGAGAACTTATCCCGGATGGGGGCTCTAACTAAGACAG TGCAACTCGGAATGCATTTCTTCCCACGGTGTTCCAAGGTAATCGATAAGATTCTGGGAGATGATCTGTCCGAGCTATCTATAGTCGAGCACATCAACACCGAAGAGCGAAAGAACAGATACAATGAGATTTTGGAAGAGATAAACAATGCGTTTACCCAAGATAAAAACGCGTTTGACAGATCTGCCTCCCGCTCAACTTCATCTTCTAAATCTGCACGAGCAGTTAGGAGCAAGGCTGCCAGAAAATGA